The Propionispora vibrioides genome window below encodes:
- a CDS encoding flagellar hook capping FlgD N-terminal domain-containing protein, which produces MSTVSDVTGTTSSTTALTSGKSNILGKDDFLKLLITQLQNQDPLNPTSDQDFIAQMAQFSSLEQMQNMNSSLLTSQASTLIGKTVSWTGDDSQVHGGTVQGVSMVNGQPKLIVDEPFLATSSDGKTVQLLSDPTGKTIQWKDSAGTTYSGYVAKVEIVNGVPQITVDTTAMDSNGNTKTVEGILDLSKVKNLVVKTQVDMSKVSTIE; this is translated from the coding sequence ATGTCGACAGTTTCTGATGTTACAGGAACTACTTCCAGTACAACAGCATTAACCAGTGGGAAAAGTAATATTTTAGGGAAAGATGATTTTCTAAAACTGCTAATTACTCAATTACAAAATCAAGATCCTTTAAATCCAACCAGTGATCAGGATTTTATTGCGCAAATGGCACAGTTTTCAAGTCTGGAGCAAATGCAGAATATGAATTCTTCGCTCTTGACCTCACAGGCCAGCACTCTGATCGGTAAAACGGTTTCCTGGACAGGTGATGATTCACAGGTCCATGGTGGTACGGTGCAGGGCGTGTCGATGGTAAACGGGCAGCCGAAATTGATCGTGGATGAACCGTTCCTGGCTACGTCCAGTGATGGGAAGACGGTGCAACTGCTTTCCGATCCTACCGGCAAGACTATTCAATGGAAAGACAGCGCCGGAACAACATACAGCGGTTATGTGGCCAAAGTAGAGATCGTTAATGGTGTGCCGCAAATTACGGTGGACACGACGGCCATGGATTCGAATGGCAACACCAAGACGGTAGAGGGAATTCTTGATTTGAGCAAGGTAAAAAATCTGGTTGTAAAAACACAAGTGGATATGTCAAAAGTCAGCACCATTGAATAA
- a CDS encoding flagellar hook-length control protein FliK, which translates to MEATINVLPGTAAAPQQAMPAGNQASSGTGASQGNAFAGMLQNATVKDADTGQKTAVPSGLAQLAFLTQLAVTTANAVSGEGNTGKAGSAAPEETETAAPTDSSDAGKEQAAVALMGLVLPMLPVQPTATTAGTDAVGAATTGETKTAVVVAKQEPVITVEPLVAPTTEGTQAVAATDKDKPTVTATATQPQSFAEVIQQNLTNPAKPEKTDAGTQAVVLPVGDEKAAVAVDAAKAQTASTRVDFPVQTVHVMSTIDNKSFVKGTEQPQPVPHAQAQEPAVQPVPSSVQGEAQQGMNQGQPEEQTAFSDGTKHQTEDVPDLSVKNNTVSAVFTQLADSQTVKAATTTQTAAHTQQPVADPYNLGGQIVEQAKLIKTPYSDASEMVIKLKPEHLGELTLRVAVEHGEVTASFHTNNPEVRGIIENSLPQLKQDMASQGIKVDNVGVYAGLSQFDSRGQQANQQQPVIKLKNRKNDDDFIATVESLQAEQTGSDTGVDYRV; encoded by the coding sequence ATGGAAGCGACCATAAACGTACTGCCAGGAACCGCCGCTGCACCGCAACAGGCCATGCCGGCGGGAAATCAGGCAAGTTCTGGAACCGGTGCAAGCCAGGGAAATGCCTTTGCCGGTATGCTGCAAAATGCGACGGTAAAGGATGCCGATACCGGTCAGAAAACAGCGGTGCCCTCAGGATTAGCCCAATTGGCCTTTTTAACACAGTTAGCTGTGACAACAGCGAATGCAGTGTCTGGCGAAGGAAATACCGGTAAAGCCGGCTCTGCTGCGCCGGAAGAAACTGAGACTGCAGCGCCAACGGATAGTTCGGATGCTGGCAAAGAGCAGGCAGCTGTTGCTTTAATGGGATTGGTATTGCCGATGCTGCCGGTTCAACCGACTGCAACCACGGCTGGAACCGATGCCGTTGGAGCAGCGACTACCGGAGAAACTAAAACCGCTGTTGTTGTTGCGAAACAGGAACCGGTCATTACCGTTGAACCGCTGGTGGCGCCAACGACAGAAGGAACTCAAGCCGTGGCTGCAACAGATAAGGATAAGCCGACAGTTACTGCGACAGCAACTCAACCTCAGTCTTTTGCCGAGGTCATTCAACAAAATCTGACGAATCCGGCGAAACCGGAGAAAACCGATGCCGGCACGCAAGCTGTTGTATTGCCTGTTGGTGATGAAAAAGCAGCAGTTGCAGTCGATGCGGCAAAAGCCCAAACAGCGTCGACTCGTGTGGATTTTCCGGTGCAAACCGTTCATGTTATGAGTACGATTGACAACAAATCTTTCGTCAAAGGGACAGAACAACCGCAGCCGGTGCCGCATGCTCAAGCACAGGAACCTGCAGTGCAACCTGTGCCCAGTTCGGTGCAAGGTGAAGCACAACAGGGGATGAACCAGGGACAGCCGGAGGAACAAACGGCATTTTCGGATGGAACTAAGCACCAGACGGAAGATGTGCCAGATCTGAGCGTCAAGAATAATACTGTATCAGCTGTGTTTACCCAATTAGCCGATTCACAGACGGTTAAAGCCGCGACAACAACTCAGACTGCCGCTCATACGCAGCAGCCGGTTGCCGATCCGTATAATCTTGGCGGACAGATCGTTGAACAGGCCAAGCTGATCAAAACTCCGTACAGCGATGCTTCGGAAATGGTCATCAAGCTAAAGCCGGAACATCTGGGCGAATTGACGTTGCGTGTTGCCGTAGAGCATGGTGAGGTAACGGCTTCGTTCCACACCAATAATCCAGAGGTACGGGGTATCATTGAGAACTCGCTGCCACAGTTAAAGCAGGATATGGCCAGCCAGGGAATTAAAGTGGACAATGTTGGCGTATATGCCGGTTTGAGCCAGTTTGATTCGCGAGGACAACAGGCTAATCAGCAGCAGCCGGTGATCAAACTGAAAAACCGAAAAAATGATGATGATTTCATCGCAACCGTGGAAAGTCTGCAGGCCGAGCAGACAGGAAGTGATACGGGAGTTGATTACCGTGTCTAA
- a CDS encoding MotE family protein, with translation MSVADKTKQKIKQETKQEMAEPVQKKKRFVSVFKLIALLLVLLMLASAAFAAGVYFKIFDLQHIASQWGLDKYPLIGHYFEQPKTNFETVDEEQTSTEQPPVTPQEPVKEPQPDSQNVQPPAVQPPAAVDPAKALLDKEKLEKARQQEEAKRAGKLARFYGNMKPDEAAAIMKQLDDSTIIAILNKMEEDQAAQVLAKFDAQRAANLTDQMFKGRKDTVL, from the coding sequence ATGAGTGTGGCCGACAAGACCAAGCAAAAAATAAAACAAGAGACCAAGCAAGAGATGGCGGAACCTGTACAAAAAAAGAAAAGGTTTGTCAGTGTGTTTAAGCTGATTGCCTTACTTTTAGTCTTACTTATGCTGGCAAGCGCTGCTTTTGCGGCCGGGGTGTATTTTAAAATCTTTGATTTGCAGCACATTGCAAGCCAGTGGGGACTTGATAAATATCCGTTGATCGGTCATTATTTCGAACAGCCTAAAACAAACTTTGAGACAGTGGATGAAGAACAGACAAGTACCGAACAGCCACCGGTGACGCCGCAGGAACCGGTCAAGGAACCGCAGCCGGACAGTCAGAATGTCCAGCCGCCTGCTGTTCAACCACCCGCTGCCGTTGATCCGGCCAAGGCTTTGCTGGATAAGGAGAAGCTGGAAAAGGCCCGACAGCAGGAAGAAGCTAAACGGGCAGGGAAACTGGCCCGGTTCTACGGCAATATGAAACCCGATGAAGCGGCTGCCATTATGAAGCAATTGGATGATTCCACCATTATTGCCATATTGAATAAAATGGAGGAAGATCAGGCAGCACAGGTATTGGCCAAGTTTGATGCTCAGCGGGCGGCCAATCTGACCGATCAGATGTTTAAAGGCCGGAAAGACACCGTCCTTTGA
- a CDS encoding lytic transglycosylase domain-containing protein translates to MDGISSVLQRIAAIEKRFAPNPTEESNFADYMKTANNQLSSGEKATAVQSASSASAWKNVPAASLEGMIYAAATKYGVDPKLATAVATVESGLTADAVSPAGAVGVMQLMPDTAKALGVRNLSDPRENIDGGVHYLKDLLTMFQGDARKALAAYNAGPQAVKNYGGVPPYRETQNYVSKVLSLYNQ, encoded by the coding sequence ATGGATGGGATCAGCAGCGTTTTACAGCGGATTGCCGCAATTGAAAAACGATTTGCACCAAATCCGACAGAGGAAAGCAATTTCGCCGATTATATGAAAACGGCGAACAATCAACTGTCTTCCGGCGAAAAGGCTACGGCCGTCCAATCGGCGTCTTCAGCCAGCGCTTGGAAGAACGTACCGGCTGCTTCCTTGGAAGGTATGATCTATGCCGCGGCGACTAAGTACGGTGTGGACCCTAAACTGGCCACCGCTGTGGCTACAGTCGAATCGGGCCTGACCGCTGATGCCGTTTCACCGGCGGGGGCTGTCGGTGTTATGCAGTTGATGCCGGATACCGCTAAGGCACTGGGCGTACGGAATCTTTCCGATCCCCGGGAGAATATCGACGGCGGGGTGCACTATTTAAAAGACCTGCTAACCATGTTTCAGGGAGATGCCAGAAAAGCTCTGGCTGCTTACAATGCAGGACCGCAGGCGGTAAAAAACTATGGTGGCGTACCGCCGTACCGTGAAACGCAAAATTACGTATCTAAGGTATTATCGCTTTATAATCAATAA
- the fliJ gene encoding flagellar export protein FliJ codes for MKRFQFRLEALLNFRKMKQEEAQLRFMEACSELQREQELLMGLEQEEQAQLLEFKNFQRRKGLTVDSLLLFSNYFDRLKEQITEAANRVATAEAKRQAAMKELEEAVKSYKVVENLRKKRLAEYRLELLREEQKELDEMGTQIFLRGS; via the coding sequence ATGAAACGATTTCAGTTCCGTTTAGAGGCATTGCTTAATTTCCGGAAAATGAAGCAGGAAGAAGCACAACTGCGGTTTATGGAAGCTTGCAGCGAACTGCAGCGGGAGCAGGAACTGCTGATGGGTCTGGAACAGGAAGAGCAAGCACAGCTTTTAGAGTTCAAGAATTTTCAGCGCCGCAAGGGCCTGACGGTGGACTCGCTGTTACTTTTCAGCAATTATTTCGACAGACTAAAGGAACAAATTACGGAAGCCGCTAACCGTGTAGCCACGGCGGAAGCTAAACGCCAGGCTGCGATGAAAGAATTGGAGGAAGCGGTAAAAAGCTATAAAGTAGTAGAAAACCTGCGAAAAAAGAGGCTGGCCGAATACCGGCTGGAACTACTGCGGGAAGAACAAAAAGAACTGGATGAAATGGGCACACAAATTTTCTTACGGGGGAGCTAA
- the fliI gene encoding flagellar protein export ATPase FliI yields MMIFNSEKYLRALDSVDPIKMNGRIIQIIGLVIEAQGPAASLGDLCYVYPRSGGQPVPAEVVGFRQNRVLLMPIGEMQGLGPGCEVVSAGRSLSVPVGRKLLGRVLDGIGNPMDGKGPIEGDLEYPLHASPPPPLSRSRIHANLSVGVRAIDGLLTLGCGQRVGIMAGSGVGKSTLLGMVARNTEADISVIALVGERGREVREFIERDLGEEGLKRSVVVVATSDQPALVRIKGAMTATAIAEYFRDQGANVMLMMDSVTRFAMAQREVGLTIGEPPATRGYTPSVFATLPKLLERSGPGEKGSITGIYTVLVDGDDMNEPIADAVRSILDGHIVLSRNIAAQNHYPAIDVLHSVSRVMMEIASSEHYAAAQKIRSLLATYREAEDLINIGAYAHGSNANIDKAVQMIGGINEFLRQSVYEQTTLTEAVERLRQLAG; encoded by the coding sequence ATGATGATATTTAATTCTGAGAAATACTTACGGGCGCTTGACAGCGTCGATCCAATAAAAATGAATGGCCGGATCATCCAGATTATCGGTCTGGTGATTGAGGCGCAAGGTCCTGCTGCCAGTTTGGGGGATTTATGCTATGTGTATCCCCGTTCCGGCGGACAGCCTGTTCCGGCGGAGGTTGTCGGTTTTCGCCAAAACCGGGTGCTGCTGATGCCGATTGGCGAGATGCAGGGGTTAGGACCGGGCTGTGAGGTTGTATCGGCCGGTCGGTCACTCAGCGTTCCGGTGGGACGGAAGCTGTTGGGCCGGGTTCTGGACGGTATTGGCAATCCGATGGATGGCAAGGGACCCATCGAAGGTGATTTGGAATACCCGCTTCACGCCAGTCCGCCGCCACCTCTTTCACGCAGCCGAATTCACGCTAATCTTTCGGTCGGCGTCCGCGCTATTGACGGTTTGCTGACTCTTGGCTGCGGTCAGCGGGTTGGAATTATGGCCGGCAGCGGTGTAGGAAAAAGTACGCTGCTGGGCATGGTTGCCAGAAATACCGAAGCCGATATCAGCGTGATTGCGCTGGTAGGCGAGCGGGGCCGGGAAGTCCGGGAGTTTATTGAACGCGATTTGGGCGAGGAAGGATTAAAACGCTCGGTTGTGGTGGTAGCTACCTCTGATCAACCCGCTTTAGTCAGAATAAAAGGCGCCATGACGGCTACGGCCATTGCGGAATATTTTCGTGACCAGGGCGCTAATGTCATGCTGATGATGGATTCGGTTACCCGGTTTGCTATGGCGCAGCGTGAAGTCGGGCTGACTATTGGCGAACCACCGGCAACCAGAGGCTATACGCCCTCCGTATTTGCGACATTGCCCAAACTGCTGGAGCGATCCGGTCCGGGTGAGAAGGGCTCGATTACCGGCATTTATACCGTATTGGTAGATGGTGATGATATGAATGAACCAATTGCCGATGCGGTGCGCAGTATTTTGGACGGCCATATCGTGCTTTCCCGCAATATTGCGGCACAGAACCATTACCCGGCGATTGACGTACTGCACAGTGTAAGCCGGGTAATGATGGAAATTGCAAGCAGCGAGCATTATGCCGCGGCACAGAAGATCAGGTCCCTTCTGGCTACGTACCGCGAGGCGGAAGATCTGATCAACATCGGTGCCTACGCTCATGGCAGTAATGCCAATATTGATAAAGCCGTGCAAATGATTGGCGGTATTAACGAATTTCTAAGACAAAGTGTTTATGAGCAAACCACACTGACGGAAGCGGTGGAGCGGCTGCGGCAACTGGCGGGATAA